The nucleotide sequence CGTCAGCTTAATAAAAGAAATGGTTCAAGAAGGAAAACCGTTAATCGGTGTTAGTGCAGGAAGCATCATCATGTCCAAATCAATCAAGATTGCCGGATTCCATGATCAAAACGAAGTTCAGTTAACTGACTTAAATGGATTAGAACTGGTAGATTTTGAGTTCATGCCACATTGGAACAGAGAAAAAGATCAGCTGGATGCGCTTTTAGAATATTCTCTACTCCAGGAAGAATGCATTTTTACATGTCATGACGGCGATGGAATTGTCATTGATGGAGAAAAGATCGAGTTTTATGGAGGTATAAAAGAAATCCGAAAAGGTGAATTGTTATAAATTTAAAATAGGGTATGCTATCAATGCTCTAACGGACAAACCGAAGACGGAAACCGGAAAAAGTGTCCGATAGAAAGGCTCTAACGGACAAACCGAAGGCAGAAACCGGAAAAAGTGTCCGATAGAAGGGCTCTAACCGACAAACCGAAGACGGAAACTGGAAAAAGTGTCCGATAGAAAGGCTCTATCGGACAAACAGAGGCGGAGATTGAAATAAATGTACCATAGGATTCTATACTATATAAGCCTTTTTATTTTTGAAACTACGTCCTTCGGGCTGAAAGGCTTCAAAATGTAATCGCTGGCCCCTAATTCTTCTCCTCGTTTAAGGTCATGAGCTTCCCCCTTAGCAGAAAGCATGATCACAGGTGTGGCTTTGGTTTTCCTGATTTCCTCCAGGACTGAAAAACCATCTCTTTCAGGCATTAAAATGTCTAGGATGATGACGTCAAAGGAATCCTGCAGCGCTTTCTCCAAAGCTTCTTCGCCATTGTCTGCAACTTCAACATCTAAGGCTTCCCTTTCTAAGTACATCTTTAATAAATGGCTAATTCTTTTTTCATCCTCAGCAACTAGCACTCGTTTTCTCATGTTTCCCCCCTGAAAAATCTTTTGTTTAAAGCAAGTATACACTATTGCTGCGTTGTTTTCTTCTATGCCTAGAGAATTTAACCACGATAAAATAAATTGATTTCGAAAATTGATTGTGCTAATATGTGACCTATAATATTTTAATTCATACTATACATATAGGAATTATAATAATTAAAAGTGGGTGAAGAAAAATGGGCAGAGAATTTATCCCCTTGTTTGATGAATGGGCAGAGTTTTACGACGAAACGGTAGCCGGGGATGACGCTGAATATAAAGAAGTTTTTGAAAAATATGATGATATTTTAGATATAGTAGCAAAAAAGTCAAAGGGTACCGTCCTTGAATTTGGGGTTGGTACAGGAAACCTCACCGAAAAGCTAATCGGCCTGGGCAGAGAGGTATATGCTGTTGAGCCTTCAAAACTGATGAGGGAAAAAACGAAAGCTCGGTTCATGAATCTAAACTTATATGATGGAGATTTTATTCAATTCCCCAATCCTCCTGGAAAAGTAGATTCAATTGTCAGCACCTATGCATTTCACCATTTAACTGATGATGAAAAGGATTCAGCGATAAAGCTGTACAGTGACATGTTAGAAGAAGGCGGAAAGATTGTTTTTGCTGATACGGCTTTTTTAGATGAAAAAGACCGTCAGGAACGGCATAGGATAGTAAAGGGACAAGGGTATGAGAATCTTCTTCAAGACCTGCAGAGTGAGTACTATACGACTCTTGATGTATTGAAGGTGATTTTTGAGAGACATGGTTTCCAGGTTAAGTTTGAAAAGTTAAACACCTATGTTTGGCTGATGGAAGCTGTGAAAGAAAAGAAAAATTAAGATAGCATGGGAGA is from Mesobacillus boroniphilus and encodes:
- a CDS encoding Type 1 glutamine amidotransferase-like domain-containing protein — protein: MGKLVLLSDLKINHPALTTKIKELISPKPFKLAYIPSRTDKERWYFEKAKPEFTAIGVTDFFYFDIDEEFESSQLEEFNSCDGIFLSGGNTYQFLKNLKERNIVSLIKEMVQEGKPLIGVSAGSIIMSKSIKIAGFHDQNEVQLTDLNGLELVDFEFMPHWNREKDQLDALLEYSLLQEECIFTCHDGDGIVIDGEKIEFYGGIKEIRKGELL
- a CDS encoding response regulator transcription factor, whose product is MRKRVLVAEDEKRISHLLKMYLEREALDVEVADNGEEALEKALQDSFDVIILDILMPERDGFSVLEEIRKTKATPVIMLSAKGEAHDLKRGEELGASDYILKPFSPKDVVSKIKRLI
- a CDS encoding class I SAM-dependent DNA methyltransferase; the protein is MGREFIPLFDEWAEFYDETVAGDDAEYKEVFEKYDDILDIVAKKSKGTVLEFGVGTGNLTEKLIGLGREVYAVEPSKLMREKTKARFMNLNLYDGDFIQFPNPPGKVDSIVSTYAFHHLTDDEKDSAIKLYSDMLEEGGKIVFADTAFLDEKDRQERHRIVKGQGYENLLQDLQSEYYTTLDVLKVIFERHGFQVKFEKLNTYVWLMEAVKEKKN